A region of the Gammaproteobacteria bacterium genome:
CCGTATCCGCGCGAGATTGCGCCCATCCTCAATGCATCCGTGAAGATCAGGCCATCGAACTCCATGTCCTCGCGCAGGAGCTCCGTGAGGAAGTAGGGCGACAGCGTCGCCGGCACGTCGCTCCCCAGGATGCCGGGCACCGCGACGTGAGCCGTCATTACCGCATCGACGCCGGCGGACACGGCTCGCCGGAAGGGCACCAGCTCCATCGCCTCCAGGCGCTCCCTGTCCGCGGCCACCACCGGAAGTTCGATGTGCGAGTCGGTGCGGGTGTCGCCGTGACCCGGAAAGTGCTTCGCCGTGGTGAGCACGCCGCCCTCTCGCGCACCCTCGATGTACGCCGTCCCCAGCCGCGCCACCGCCTCCGGGTCCTCTCCGAAGGCACGGGTGTTGATGATGGGGTTCTCGGGATTGGAGTTGACGTCGAGGACCGGGGCGAAGTTCAGGTGCACGCCCAGCGCGCGCGCCTCCACCGCCGTGATGCGCCCGTATTCGTGGGCGAAGGCCGGGTCGCCGATGGCGCCGAAGGCCATCGTGGGCGGGAAGCTGGTGCCTCCGCCCTGCGGGAGCAGGGTGGGAAGCGCGTAGGAGTGGTTGACGCGCATCCCCGGACCCCCGTTCTCGAAATCCGCGGTGACCAGCAGCGGGACGCGGGCGGCGTTCTGGAGGCGGTTCAGCAGCGAGGCGTAGGAGTGGGGCGAGCCGATCGAGATGACGACGCCTCCGATGCCCTCCTCCGTCACCCAACGCTCCAGCGTGCGGAAGCTGGCGTCGCTCGACGAGGCGTACGCGCCGGGGATCCAGGGAACCACGAGCTGCGCGATGCGCTCGCGCAGGGAGAGCGAAGCGAGCGTCTCATCCACCCATGTACTCGCCCGACCATCGAGTTCATCGTAATAGAGGGCCGCAGGCGATCCCTCCGCTCCGCCGGAATCCCGAGCCGGACCGTCGCAGGCTGCCCCGACCGCAAGCAGGAGGAGCAACGCCGCCGGCCACGGCCACGGGACGGCCATCCCGACCCGTCCTGGACGCGGCCCTGCGGGACGAACCCGCCTGGCGTGCTTCACGCCCCTCATCGGCCCCTGACGGGGAGCTGAATCCCGTCTCCTATATCGAAGAGCGACGGGAGCCCTGTGGGCGTGCGCCCGCGGATGGGGATCTCCCCGAAGAGTGCCCGGGCGGCGGCGATCTGGCTGACCTCCGATGCGCTCCAGGCCAGCATGTAGGCCTGGGCTTCGGGGACGTCGGAGAGCAGGTAGGGATTGCCGAAAGAGATGACGATGTGCGGCACGCGCCGGTCCGCCAGCGCCTCGACGAAGTCCGACAGGGGCTCGGGCAGGTTCGGCCTGCCGTCGGTGCGGGCCGCGGCCACGTACGCGGATACGATGACCAGATCCGAGCGGGAGGCGCGCGCGAGCAGACGATCGTACTCGCTGTCGACGACGCCCGAGTCCAGATACGCCGTGCGCAGCCGGCGGTAGGTCTCGCGCACGCGAGTATTAAAATAGCGTCCGGCGAGCAGGTTGTTGCGAGCGCGGTACGTGACGGAGAGGACGTTCGCGGTGCGGGTTCCGCGCAGCGAGAGCAGGTTGCGGTCGTTGCGCAGGAGGGTAATGGATGCCTCGGCGATCTCCGTAGCCCGCTCCACATGCTCCGGGATCCCGACTTTGCGATGGATCCCGAAGATGTCCGTGTAGCGTTCGCGATCGAGCCCCATCCGCTCCTTCAACTCGAGGATGCGGGCCACCGAGCGGTCCAGGCGCGCTTCGCTGACGCGGCCCGAGCGGACCGCGGCGACCAGGCTCTCGCGCGCCGCGCGGGGGTTTTCGGGCATGAGGATGATGTCGGCGCCGGCTTCGAGCGCGCGCACGACCGCGTCGCGGGCCCCGAACCGGCGCGTGATCGCGGCCATGTTCATGGCGTCGGTCACGATCAGGCCCTCGAATCCCATCTCTCCCCGCAGCAGGTCTGAGAGGACCGCGGGGGAGAGGGTGCTGGGCATCGAGACGGAGCCGGTGACGGAGGGGATGGAGACGTGCGCGCTCATGACGGCGCCCATGCCGGCATCGACCGCCGCGCGGAAGGGACGCAGCTCGACGCGGTCCAGTCGCTCGCGGTCCACCCGGATCACCGGCAGATCCACATGGGAGTCCACCCCGGTGTCGCCGTGGCCCGGGAAGTGCTTGCCGGTAGCGACCGCGCCGTGCTCCTGAAGCCCGCGCACGAAGGCCGAGCCGAGCCGGGCCACCTCCGCGGGGTCCTCGCCGAAGGAGCGGGTGGCGATGACCGGGTTGTCCGGGTTGTTGTTGACGTCCAGCACCGGCGCGAAGGGGAGGTGGACGCCCACGGCGCGCGCTTCGACGGCGGTGACGCGGCCCATCTCCCAGGCCAGACTGTCGTCGCCCGTGGCGCCCACCGCCATCAGCGACGGGAACAGGGTGGCGCCGCCCAGCTCGATGTCGTTGGGCAGGTAGACCGCCCCGCGCATGCGGTAGCCGGCCCCGCTCTCTAGATCCGCTCCCACCAGCAGCGGGTACTTCGCCAGCGACTGCAGGTTGTTGATCTTGGCGGCCACCTCCGACGGAGAGCCCACCGACACGATCACGCCCCCGACCCCGTCATCGCGCACCGCCTCGGCCATGCGCTCGAAGTCCTCGGAGCCCGCCGGCGCGAAGTCGCCGAGCATCCACGGCATCAGCAACTGGCCCGCCTTCTCCTCGAGGGTCATCGACTCCAGGACGGAGGATGCCCAGGCGCCGAGCGCTTCTGCGGAGGCCGCAGGACTCGGTGTCGATGTTTCGTCGGCGACTCGGGCCGGGCGTGAAGGCGGGGGAGCCGGAGCCGGTCGGTCGACCGGAGGAGGAGCCGTGTTGCCAGCCGGAGGGGTTGCATCCGGCGCCGGGGCTTCCGTCGGCGCCGACGGCTCGGGCAAGCCGCGGCCAGACGGCGCGGTGCCGCAGGAGACAACGATCGGAACGAGCGCCAGGAGGGAGGCGAGACCATCCGTGCGAAGGGGCGGCGCGAGGCGCGAACCCGACGTCGCCCGACTATTCAGCGCAAGCACCGGTTGACGACTTCTTCCCCCCGGACGAAGTTGACAGCCCGCCGACCACCCATGGGACTGCTGCAATCGAGGACTGGCGCAAGGTAATGGTTTCCTCAAGGATGCGACAATCGCGGGTCGGTGCCGGCCTGGTCGCCGTGGGCGCGATCCTCCTCGGCGCCAATCTGATCGTGCGCGGAGGGGGCGATCCGGCCGTGGATGCTTCCGGCGGCATCGCCGCGCAGGTGGCCGGCGAAACCCGCCCCGGCATCGAGGTTCTGCTCGCGGACTCGATCCACCTGGTGGAGGACCGCCGCGCCGGGCTCGTCACCAACCACACGGGCATCGACCGTCAGGCCGTCTCCACCATCGACCTCCTGCACGGGGACGCGCGCGTGGAGCTGGTCGCACTCTATTCTCCCGAGCATGGCATCCGGGGCGAGGCCGAAGCCGGTGAACTCGTGGATAGCGGGACGGACCCCAGCACGGGGCTGCCGATCCATTCGCTCTACGGAGCGACCCGCAAGCCGACGCCGGAGATGCTGGAGGGCGTCGAGGTGCTCCTCTTCGACATCCAGGATATCGGCGCGCGCTACTACACTTACGTCTACACCATGGCGCTGGCGATGGAGGCGGCCGGCGAAGCCGGGATCCCCTTCGTGGTGCTGGACCGGCCCAACCCGATCGGGGGCGTCGAGGTGCAGGGCAACGTGCTGGATCCTGCGTTCGCGTCCTTCGTGGGCATGTACCCCATCCCCATGCGCCACGGGATGACCCCGGGCGAACTGGCGCGTCTTTTCCGGGGCGAGTTCGGGGTGGAGGCGGAACTCGGCGTGGCCCCGCTCTCGGGATGGAGCCGGGGCGACTGGTTCCCGGACACCGGGCTTCCCTGGGTGGCGCCTTCGCCGAACATGCCTTCGGTGGAGAGCGCCCGTCACTATCCGGGCACCTGCCTGTTCGAAGGGACCAACCTGTCCGTGGGCCGGGGCACGCCCATCGCCTTTCAGCAGATCGGAGCCCCCTGGCTGGACGGGGAGGCGCTGGCCGCGAACTTGAACGGTTATGGCCTCGCGGGCGTGCGCTTCGAGGCGGTTCGCTTCGTGCCGGAAAACCCCGGCGACGGCAAGCACGGCGGAGTCGAGGTGGGAGGCGTGAGGTTGGTCTCCACCGACCCGGGATACGATCCCACCGAGGCTGCGGTGGCGGCGCTTATCGAAGCTGCGGCGCTCTCCGGCGACTTGTGGGAATGGCGCGAGGCCGCCTTCGACCGGCTTGCGGGCACGGACCGCCTGCGGCTGGCTGTCGACGCGGGGGCGTCCATGCAGGAGGTGCGCGCCGCGTGGCAGCCGGACCTGGACGAGTTC
Encoded here:
- a CDS encoding DUF1343 domain-containing protein, giving the protein MRQSRVGAGLVAVGAILLGANLIVRGGGDPAVDASGGIAAQVAGETRPGIEVLLADSIHLVEDRRAGLVTNHTGIDRQAVSTIDLLHGDARVELVALYSPEHGIRGEAEAGELVDSGTDPSTGLPIHSLYGATRKPTPEMLEGVEVLLFDIQDIGARYYTYVYTMALAMEAAGEAGIPFVVLDRPNPIGGVEVQGNVLDPAFASFVGMYPIPMRHGMTPGELARLFRGEFGVEAELGVAPLSGWSRGDWFPDTGLPWVAPSPNMPSVESARHYPGTCLFEGTNLSVGRGTPIAFQQIGAPWLDGEALAANLNGYGLAGVRFEAVRFVPENPGDGKHGGVEVGGVRLVSTDPGYDPTEAAVAALIEAAALSGDLWEWREAAFDRLAGTDRLRLAVDAGASMQEVRAAWQPDLDEFLQVRERYLQY
- a CDS encoding glycoside hydrolase family 3 C-terminal domain-containing protein, producing the protein MTLEEKAGQLLMPWMLGDFAPAGSEDFERMAEAVRDDGVGGVIVSVGSPSEVAAKINNLQSLAKYPLLVGADLESGAGYRMRGAVYLPNDIELGGATLFPSLMAVGATGDDSLAWEMGRVTAVEARAVGVHLPFAPVLDVNNNPDNPVIATRSFGEDPAEVARLGSAFVRGLQEHGAVATGKHFPGHGDTGVDSHVDLPVIRVDRERLDRVELRPFRAAVDAGMGAVMSAHVSIPSVTGSVSMPSTLSPAVLSDLLRGEMGFEGLIVTDAMNMAAITRRFGARDAVVRALEAGADIILMPENPRAARESLVAAVRSGRVSEARLDRSVARILELKERMGLDRERYTDIFGIHRKVGIPEHVERATEIAEASITLLRNDRNLLSLRGTRTANVLSVTYRARNNLLAGRYFNTRVRETYRRLRTAYLDSGVVDSEYDRLLARASRSDLVIVSAYVAAARTDGRPNLPEPLSDFVEALADRRVPHIVISFGNPYLLSDVPEAQAYMLAWSASEVSQIAAARALFGEIPIRGRTPTGLPSLFDIGDGIQLPVRGR